In Rahnella variigena, one DNA window encodes the following:
- the fkpA gene encoding FKBP-type peptidyl-prolyl cis-trans isomerase produces MKSLFKVTLLATTMAIALNATQVMAAEATAPAAAAPAPAAAPAAAAPAATDTTKFKSDDEQAAYALGASLGRYMDNSLKEQEKLGIKLDKDQLIAGVQDAFANKSKLSDQEIEKTLQTFEGRVKASAQAKMEQDAKANADKGDKFRADFAKEKGVKKTESGLLYQVEKPGAGAAPKDSDTVVVNYKGTLTDGTEFDNSYTRGEPLSFRLDGVIPGWTEGLKHIKKGGKIKLVIPPALAYGKTGVPGIPANSTLVFDVELLDVKAAPKADPKAAEKPAEAEAAPKAN; encoded by the coding sequence ATGAAATCACTGTTTAAAGTAACTCTGCTGGCAACCACCATGGCGATCGCCCTGAATGCCACTCAGGTTATGGCTGCTGAAGCCACAGCACCGGCCGCTGCTGCACCCGCGCCAGCCGCTGCCCCTGCTGCAGCTGCTCCGGCAGCAACAGACACGACCAAGTTCAAAAGTGATGACGAGCAGGCTGCTTATGCTCTCGGCGCATCACTGGGTCGCTACATGGACAACTCCCTGAAAGAACAAGAAAAACTGGGTATCAAACTGGATAAAGACCAGCTGATCGCCGGTGTTCAGGATGCGTTCGCCAACAAAAGCAAACTGTCTGATCAGGAAATCGAGAAGACTCTGCAAACCTTCGAAGGCCGTGTGAAAGCATCTGCGCAGGCTAAGATGGAGCAAGACGCTAAAGCTAACGCTGACAAAGGCGACAAGTTCCGTGCTGATTTCGCCAAAGAAAAAGGCGTGAAGAAGACTGAATCAGGCCTGCTGTATCAGGTTGAAAAACCAGGTGCTGGCGCAGCGCCAAAAGACAGCGATACCGTTGTAGTGAACTACAAAGGGACTCTGACCGACGGTACTGAGTTTGATAACTCTTATACCCGTGGCGAGCCGCTGTCTTTCCGTCTTGATGGTGTTATCCCTGGCTGGACCGAAGGCCTGAAACACATTAAGAAAGGCGGCAAAATCAAGCTGGTCATTCCACCAGCGCTGGCTTACGGCAAAACTGGCGTCCCGGGGATCCCGGCTAACTCTACTCTGGTGTTCGATGTTGAACTGCTGGATGTGAAAGCGGCACCTAAGGCTGACCCTAAAGCAGCTGAAAAACCTGCTGAAGCTGAAGCGGCACCAAAAGCAAACTAA